A segment of the Halococcus agarilyticus genome:
AGCAGCTCGACAAGGTGATCAACGTGATCTCGGTCCGCGAACTCGGCGACGACGCCGTGCGGCGCGAGCTCGTGGTGCTGAAAGTTCACGGCGAGGAGCCGGACAAGGTCCACGCCGTCACCGAGATGTACGACGGGGAGACGCTCGACGCCGGGCCACGGACCATTACCGTTCAGATTACCGGCGACGAACAGAAGATCGACGACGCGATCGACGCCTTCCAGCAGTTCGGCATCCGCGAGCTCGCACGAACCGGTCAGACCGCGCTCGCACGCGGCGAGGAGTGGACGACACACGCCGAAGAGGAGCGGTACGAACGGGTACACGAAACATGACAGAACACGCGACGATCTACTACGACGACGACGCAGACAGCACCGCCATCGACGGAAAGACCGTGGCCGTACTGGGCTACGGCTCCCAGGGCCACGCCCACGCCCAGAACCTCGCCGAGAGCGGGGTCGAGGTGGTCGTGGGGCTCCGCGAGGACTCGAGTTCGCGCGATGCCGCCCGCGCGGACGGCCTCGACGTGAAAACCCCAGCAGAGGCCGCCGCCCGCGCGGACGTCGTCTCGATGCTCGTGCCGGACACCGTCCAGCCATCGGTGTACGCCGACATCGAGAACGAACTCGACGCCGGCGACACCCTCCAGTTCGCCCACGGGTTCAACATCCACTTCGGGCAGATCGAACCGCCCGAGGACGTGGACGTGACGATGATCGCCCCCAAGAGTCCGGGCCACCTCGTCCGGCGCAACTACGAGAACGATCAGGGGACGCCGGGCCTGCTCGCGGTCTATCAGGACGCGACCGGGGAGGCGAAAGCCGAGGCGCTCGCGTACGCCGAGGCGCTCGGCTGCACCCGTGCGGGCGTCGT
Coding sequences within it:
- the ilvC gene encoding ketol-acid reductoisomerase produces the protein MTEHATIYYDDDADSTAIDGKTVAVLGYGSQGHAHAQNLAESGVEVVVGLREDSSSRDAARADGLDVKTPAEAAARADVVSMLVPDTVQPSVYADIENELDAGDTLQFAHGFNIHFGQIEPPEDVDVTMIAPKSPGHLVRRNYENDQGTPGLLAVYQDATGEAKAEALAYAEALGCTRAGVVETTFREETETDLFGEQAVLCGGVTSLIKQAYETLVDAGYSPEMAYFECLNEMKLIVDLMYEGGLGGMWDSVSDTAEYGGLTKGDVVVDEHARANMEELLDDVQNGAFAREWIAENQANRPAYRQLRQAEKDHEIEEVGERLRGLFAWADETESSEEQGEAERVQADD
- the ilvN gene encoding acetolactate synthase small subunit translates to MTEGLQGPAPDERPQPSGRRNAQGIRIDPAVAAEPESRRTVLSALVENEPGVLAKISGLVSRRQFNIESLTVGTTTNPATSRVTLVIEEPEPGVRQVEKQLDKVINVISVRELGDDAVRRELVVLKVHGEEPDKVHAVTEMYDGETLDAGPRTITVQITGDEQKIDDAIDAFQQFGIRELARTGQTALARGEEWTTHAEEERYERVHET